In one window of Maribacter sp. BPC-D8 DNA:
- a CDS encoding DUF4421 family protein produces MGVRIILFLSVLCFMQVTIAQNSHYKEAFPDKVTVRLSLQTTSNSFTLRDKITRAKTEFIPNDKSYLGLSVLFRFLEVDFGYAPNFLSENKDNGDSKLITFNIRTFFGQYMQTLDIYKQKGFFVRTADLTLPIDDLKTFKIGGTSSYIFNEDFSFRAIGFQNEWQKQSVGSFIPSISYYYTKFKLEDPIIDNQLEKSLKVAIGPGYYYNWVFDENYLVSAGATGGLGFNYSSTDGDTSFNGLAQLIFRMTGGYNSENFFSGVNINTQLLSHTSDENFILDDSISFLEFYVGYRFDAPKKWIQKADEISRKFGLE; encoded by the coding sequence ATGGGTGTAAGAATAATTCTATTTTTGAGTGTGCTATGTTTTATGCAAGTAACTATTGCACAAAATTCACACTACAAAGAAGCCTTTCCTGATAAAGTTACTGTAAGGCTGTCTTTACAGACCACTTCTAATAGTTTTACGCTTAGAGACAAGATAACACGCGCTAAAACAGAGTTTATACCGAACGACAAAAGTTATTTAGGCTTATCGGTTCTATTTCGCTTTTTAGAAGTTGATTTTGGGTATGCACCTAACTTTCTATCGGAGAACAAAGACAACGGAGATTCTAAATTAATCACCTTCAACATTCGTACATTTTTTGGTCAGTACATGCAGACCTTAGATATTTATAAGCAAAAAGGATTCTTTGTTAGAACGGCAGATTTAACCTTACCTATCGATGATTTAAAAACTTTTAAGATTGGAGGAACATCTAGTTATATTTTTAATGAAGATTTTTCATTTCGTGCTATCGGATTTCAAAACGAATGGCAAAAACAAAGTGTCGGTAGTTTTATTCCTAGCATATCGTACTACTACACCAAGTTTAAGTTAGAAGACCCAATTATCGATAATCAATTGGAGAAATCTTTGAAGGTTGCTATTGGTCCTGGGTATTATTACAACTGGGTTTTCGATGAAAATTACCTCGTTTCTGCTGGTGCAACTGGCGGATTAGGTTTTAACTATTCTAGCACAGACGGAGATACTTCGTTTAATGGTTTGGCGCAACTGATTTTTAGAATGACGGGAGGCTATAATTCAGAAAATTTCTTTAGTGGGGTAAATATCAATACGCAACTATTGAGTCACACTTCTGATGAAAATTTCATTTTAGACGACTCCATAAGCTTTCTTGAGTTTTATGTAGGTTATCGATTTGATGCACCCAAAAAGTGGATTCAAAAAGCCGATGAGATAAGTCGTAAATTCGGACTAGAATAA
- a CDS encoding PhzF family phenazine biosynthesis protein: MKQKIYQIDAFTSKLFGGNPAAVCILEKWLETDLMQKIAAENNLAETAFAVMNNDHYELRWFTPEIEVDLCGHATLATAFVLYNYYGYNENTLRFISPRSGELLVQKSESGLLTMDFPTDDLTPVSEQIKISKAIGKQPLETYKGKTDYMLIYESQVEIENIKPNFHLLNELDCRGVIVSAKGNDVDFVSRFFAPQCGIPEDPVTGSAHTTLTPYWSEKLNKKALTAKQLSERGGDIQCEYLGDRVKISGNGVCYLIGEIEI, encoded by the coding sequence ATGAAGCAAAAAATATATCAAATCGATGCGTTTACCTCTAAGTTATTTGGCGGCAATCCGGCTGCAGTTTGTATTCTTGAAAAATGGTTAGAAACCGATTTAATGCAAAAGATAGCTGCTGAGAATAATTTGGCAGAAACAGCTTTTGCGGTTATGAATAATGACCATTATGAGTTACGATGGTTTACCCCAGAAATAGAAGTGGACTTATGCGGACATGCAACACTTGCAACTGCCTTCGTGCTCTATAATTACTACGGTTACAATGAAAATACCTTACGGTTTATTTCACCGAGAAGTGGAGAGTTATTAGTCCAAAAAAGTGAATCGGGATTGTTAACCATGGATTTCCCCACAGATGATTTAACGCCTGTATCAGAACAAATCAAAATATCAAAAGCAATTGGCAAGCAACCGTTAGAAACTTATAAAGGCAAGACCGACTATATGCTTATTTATGAATCTCAAGTGGAAATCGAAAACATAAAACCTAATTTTCATTTATTGAATGAATTAGATTGTAGAGGGGTTATTGTTTCGGCAAAAGGCAATGATGTAGATTTTGTCTCACGCTTTTTTGCACCGCAATGCGGTATTCCAGAAGATCCGGTTACGGGTTCTGCGCATACTACTTTAACACCCTATTGGTCAGAGAAATTGAATAAAAAAGCACTAACTGCCAAACAACTATCTGAACGTGGTGGCGATATACAATGCGAATATCTTGGAGACCGCGTAAAAATATCCGGTAATGGAGTTTGTTACTTAATTGGCGAAATAGAAATATAG
- a CDS encoding ABC transporter permease/M1 family aminopeptidase — protein sequence MKEIFLFELKYRLRRPVTYIYIFIMFLIPLLIAVFDKSNTAQFTNSPSDIVGVIGVISIIALFFYAAIMGVPVYRDEEHKTAQTYFSFPISEKNYILGRFWGSFTIVTIMNLAAMFGAMFGYVLGAILDRPDYGTYTDFNFWSYFFPFLYFLMFNAFLIGSIFFCLMTFFKRMSILYLGGILLLIITTIASQLMVSLDTQWLSIYVDPFGESAYGYITKYWSVSELNTNQLALTGKFMLNRLLWLSVGIVIFTFTLLKFSYKGFLTSSKKKSKKENDDVYEVSEIVNVNQSFSKKAQRENLWSLSKIEFLSVVKEPVFLVLIIIGVLVACFSTYQANQMEGTPSLPLTRFMVTNIGGILRMFSIIILIIYAGEAVHRTRSNKTFEFYDALPVTNTTLYLSKIISLIGVALVLALVNIVIGILYQIGNGYFNFELGMYLIYNLTDIFPFYLAIVLLAFFIHVLVNNKFLGHFLVVIIYIGLPLILNLAFKSNNPLLIFGRTTPSFLSDLNGFGHYLTGQFWLSLYWILFTGILASIGGLFWSRGFFSSAKERLSIAKDRFSGKTIRYTFLFVFAFFSVGAYSYYNLKVLNSLQDGDYWEQINADAEKKYGRFSEKPHIEIIDLKADVDIFPKSRGVDAKGDFTVINPSNVPIDTVMMEVRFSITDTKITNVIYNGKVIKPVFSDSIYRFFLYKLPEPLQPKDTANLIIETKARTHGFAMDRETDILGNGTFFNDGIFPAFHYEKAIIDNGVRKKYGLEELDFIYPPRTDSVALKKNGFNEDSHFMNFEATVSTSKGQIAVAPGVLTEKWDHDDRSYFNYKMEEKSDYFFSFVSATYEIEKDTWTAPSGKKVTIEIYHSPKHKDNLEHFIKGVKVSLDYNSTNFYEYPYSVVRIIEFPAHTVFAQSFATTIPFSEDFGFVSDYSNLESFNHAFSTTAHEMAHQWWGHIVTPSNTRGANIISETLAEYVSLMAMKHEYGENGIKGFLKPSLDIYLSRRSMSFKPERTLMDVETGQHIWYQKGSMIMYDLQDVIGEDVINAGLKTFLNEYKYFEKGVYPTSEDFYKAIYNVTPDSLKYKVDDGFKEIVLYENRVMDAKTKKLDNGKWETTFTVNSKKIYYDDTGKEKLIDDKKNLVDIGLFGEDITGDDGVTIKNPFYFELKWLSAGDNTFTIVTDEKPLKAGIDPYNKLIDRNSDDNLETVEE from the coding sequence ATGAAAGAAATATTCTTATTTGAGCTAAAGTATAGGCTTCGACGACCGGTCACTTATATCTACATATTTATCATGTTTTTAATACCCTTACTAATTGCGGTATTCGATAAATCTAATACAGCACAGTTTACCAATAGCCCCAGTGATATAGTGGGTGTAATTGGAGTAATAAGTATTATTGCATTGTTTTTTTATGCGGCCATAATGGGTGTGCCTGTATATAGGGATGAAGAACATAAAACAGCCCAGACTTATTTCTCTTTTCCAATTTCAGAAAAGAACTATATTCTTGGTCGTTTTTGGGGAAGCTTTACTATTGTTACTATAATGAATTTGGCAGCTATGTTTGGTGCTATGTTTGGTTATGTACTAGGTGCAATTTTAGATCGACCTGATTATGGTACCTACACCGATTTTAACTTTTGGTCCTACTTTTTTCCGTTTTTATATTTTTTAATGTTCAATGCATTTTTAATCGGTAGTATCTTCTTTTGTTTGATGACCTTTTTTAAGCGTATGTCCATATTGTATTTAGGTGGCATTTTACTTTTGATTATAACTACGATAGCAAGTCAATTAATGGTATCATTAGATACGCAATGGTTAAGTATTTATGTAGACCCTTTTGGTGAGTCTGCTTATGGATATATTACTAAATATTGGTCTGTATCAGAATTAAATACAAATCAACTGGCTTTAACGGGTAAGTTTATGCTTAATCGTTTATTATGGTTAAGTGTTGGTATTGTAATTTTCACATTTACCTTATTAAAATTTTCATATAAGGGCTTTTTGACTTCAAGTAAAAAGAAGAGTAAAAAGGAAAACGACGATGTTTATGAAGTCTCAGAAATTGTAAACGTAAATCAAAGTTTTAGTAAAAAAGCACAAAGAGAAAACTTGTGGTCATTAAGTAAAATAGAATTTTTGTCGGTAGTAAAGGAGCCAGTTTTTTTAGTGCTTATTATAATCGGTGTATTGGTAGCTTGCTTTTCAACGTATCAAGCTAACCAGATGGAAGGCACGCCTTCGTTACCACTTACGCGATTTATGGTAACTAATATTGGAGGCATTTTACGTATGTTTTCTATTATTATTCTAATTATCTATGCAGGTGAGGCGGTACATAGAACTCGTAGTAATAAAACATTTGAATTTTATGATGCTTTACCGGTAACCAATACAACACTTTATTTGTCAAAAATAATATCACTTATTGGGGTTGCTTTAGTACTCGCTTTAGTAAATATTGTAATTGGTATTTTATATCAAATAGGTAATGGGTATTTCAATTTTGAATTGGGCATGTACTTAATATATAATCTTACAGATATATTCCCATTTTATTTGGCTATAGTTTTATTGGCCTTTTTCATTCATGTGTTGGTTAATAACAAGTTTTTAGGTCACTTTTTAGTGGTTATTATATACATTGGTTTACCATTAATTCTAAATCTTGCATTTAAGAGTAATAATCCTTTACTAATATTTGGACGAACAACGCCAAGCTTTTTAAGTGATTTAAACGGATTTGGACATTATTTGACAGGACAATTTTGGTTAAGTCTTTATTGGATTCTTTTTACCGGAATTTTAGCAAGTATTGGTGGTTTGTTTTGGAGTAGAGGATTCTTTTCTTCTGCAAAAGAGCGTTTATCTATAGCTAAAGATAGGTTCAGCGGTAAAACAATAAGGTATACGTTTTTGTTTGTATTTGCTTTCTTCTCTGTAGGTGCCTACAGTTATTATAACCTTAAAGTTTTAAATAGTTTACAAGATGGCGATTATTGGGAGCAAATAAATGCTGATGCAGAAAAAAAGTATGGTAGGTTTAGTGAGAAGCCTCACATAGAAATTATTGACTTAAAAGCAGATGTTGATATTTTTCCAAAATCACGAGGTGTTGATGCAAAAGGAGACTTTACAGTAATCAACCCTTCAAATGTACCAATAGATACAGTTATGATGGAGGTTAGATTTTCTATAACTGATACAAAGATTACCAATGTAATTTATAATGGTAAGGTGATTAAGCCAGTATTTAGCGATTCTATTTATCGATTTTTTCTATATAAACTTCCAGAACCATTGCAACCAAAAGATACTGCCAACTTAATTATTGAGACAAAAGCACGTACTCATGGTTTCGCTATGGATAGAGAAACTGATATTTTAGGAAACGGTACTTTTTTTAATGATGGAATTTTTCCTGCTTTTCATTATGAAAAAGCAATAATAGATAATGGTGTTCGTAAGAAATATGGTTTAGAAGAATTAGATTTTATCTATCCGCCAAGAACAGATAGTGTTGCTTTAAAGAAAAATGGTTTTAATGAAGATAGTCACTTTATGAATTTTGAAGCTACTGTTAGTACGTCTAAAGGTCAGATTGCTGTTGCACCTGGTGTTTTGACTGAAAAATGGGATCATGACGACAGAAGCTATTTTAATTATAAGATGGAAGAGAAGTCTGATTACTTTTTCAGTTTTGTCTCTGCAACTTATGAGATCGAAAAAGATACTTGGACAGCGCCTAGCGGTAAAAAAGTAACTATCGAGATTTATCATTCTCCGAAGCATAAAGATAACTTAGAGCACTTTATAAAAGGTGTCAAGGTTTCGTTGGATTATAATTCTACTAATTTTTATGAATATCCTTATTCTGTGGTAAGAATTATCGAGTTTCCAGCTCATACCGTTTTCGCGCAGTCTTTTGCGACTACAATACCTTTTTCTGAAGATTTTGGTTTTGTGTCAGATTATTCCAATCTAGAAAGCTTTAATCACGCTTTTAGTACAACTGCTCACGAAATGGCTCACCAGTGGTGGGGTCATATTGTAACGCCAAGTAATACCAGAGGGGCTAACATAATTTCAGAAACCTTAGCAGAGTACGTTTCACTAATGGCAATGAAACACGAATATGGCGAAAATGGTATTAAAGGGTTTTTAAAACCTTCATTAGATATTTATTTATCTAGAAGGTCAATGAGCTTTAAACCTGAGCGTACATTGATGGATGTTGAAACTGGTCAGCATATTTGGTATCAAAAAGGATCTATGATTATGTATGATTTGCAAGATGTCATTGGTGAAGATGTTATAAATGCGGGACTTAAAACATTCTTGAATGAATACAAGTATTTTGAAAAAGGAGTATACCCCACTTCTGAAGATTTCTATAAAGCTATTTATAATGTTACTCCAGATTCCTTAAAATATAAGGTTGACGATGGTTTCAAAGAGATAGTTCTTTACGAAAATCGTGTGATGGATGCTAAAACCAAAAAGCTAGATAATGGCAAATGGGAAACCACATTCACAGTTAACTCTAAAAAGATTTATTATGATGATACTGGTAAGGAAAAGCTGATTGATGATAAAAAGAACTTAGTTGACATTGGGCTCTTTGGCGAAGATATTACCGGTGACGATGGGGTAACTATCAAGAATCCATTTTACTTTGAATTAAAGTGGCTTTCTGCAGGTGATAATACATTTACTATTGTTACTGATGAAAAACCTTTAAAAGCGGGTATTGATCCTTATAATAAGTTGATCGATCGTAATTCTGATGATAATCTAGAAACGGTAGAAGAGTAG